The following proteins are co-located in the Phragmites australis chromosome 10, lpPhrAust1.1, whole genome shotgun sequence genome:
- the LOC133930939 gene encoding large ribosomal subunit protein mL101 (rPPR4)-like → MATRVKDVARRSSKKYVEEALYRRLFRRGSTPQAVREEVDGFLDSRKRAFKWEVGVCVRRMRRHELFRPALKLSEVMARRGMNPTVSDQAIRLDLVAKSRGIAAAEKYFMDLPETSKTHLTYGALLNCYCKELMMEKAEALMEKMKELNFAFTAMSYNSLMALYTKVNQPEKVPSIIQDMKADDVLPDIFTYNVWMRALAVREDIPGVERVIEEMKRDGRVTPDWTTYSNLASIYVDAGQFEKAEAALKELEKRNTSNDLEAYQFLITLYGRTQNLVEVHRVWRSLKRNCPRMANMSYLNMIQVLANLKDLPAAEACFKEWEARHIHPSKTNTKDFEATKTSTVEPESSTNAPNNQSDVKGTKDKGTENLDVKHPKYDIRVANAMIKAYITEGMFDKAVALKKRAKMRGGRLNAKTWEIFMEHYLKEGDLKMAYWCADRAIKKGHSSGRIWVPPREVTERLMVYFEINKDVDGAEKFVEALKKVQKDLGPLVFEPLIRTYASAGKKFPGMRHRLKIENVEVSEGTARLLESICVD, encoded by the exons ATGGCGACGCGAGTGAAGGACGTGGCGCGGCGGTCAAGCAAGAAGTACGTGGAGGAGGCGCTGTACCGGCGGCTGTTCCGGCGGGGGTCGACGCCGCAGGCGGTGCGGGAGGAGGTGGACGGCTTCCTCGACAGCCGGAAGCGCGCCTTCAAGTGGGAGGTGGGCGTCTGCGTCCGCCGGATGCGGCGGCACGAGCTCTTCCGCCCGGCGCTCAAG CTTTCTGAAGTTATGGCCAGAAGAGGCATGAATCCTACAGTCAGTGATCAAGCAATCCGCCTGGATCTTGTTGCAAAGTCAAGAGGCATTGCTGCTGCTGAGAAGTACTTCATGGACCTCCCAGAAACCTCCAAAACTCATCTCACATATGGCGCTCTTCTCAACTGTTACTGCAAAGAGTTGATGATGGAGAAGGCTGAGGCCCTTATGGAAAAAATGAAGGAGCTCAACTTTGCATTCACTGCCATGTCCTATAACAGTTTAATGGCACTATACACCAAGGTCAACCAACCTGAGAAGGTCCCCAGCATCATTCAGGACATGAAGGCTGATGATGTATTGCCAGATATATTCACTTACAATGTTTGGATGAGGGCACTTGCTGTTCGTGAAGACATACCAGGGGTTGAGAGGGTGATTGAAGAGATGAAACGGGATGGTCGTGTCACTCCTGATTGGACTACATACAGTAACCTGGCTTCCATATATGTTGATGCTGGACAGTTTGAGAAGGCAGAAGCTGCTCTTAAGGAGCTTGAGAAGCGGAATACTAGCAATGATCTTGAAGCCTACCAGTTCCTTATTACATTGTATGGGCGAACACAAAATTTAGTGGAAGTCCATCGTGTTTGGCGGTCATTGAAGCGGAATTGTCCTAGAATGGCAAACATGAGTTATCTCAATATGATTCAAGTTTTGGCGAACTTGAAGGATCTGCCTGCTGCTGAGGCCTGTTTCAAAGAGTGGGAAGCCCGGCACATCCATCCATCTAAGACTAACACAAAGGACTTTGAGGCAACTAAAACATCTACAGTTGAGCCCGAATCTTCAACTAATGCACCTAATAATCAGTCCGATGTCAAGGGAACCAAGGACAAGGGCACGGAGAACCTCGATGTGAAGCATCCTAAATATGACATCCGGGTTGCAAATGCTATGATTAAAGCATATATTACAGAGGGTATGTTTGACAAGGCTGTTGCTCTCAAGAAGCGTGCCAAGATGCGTGGTGGAAGGCTTAACGCTAAGACATGGGAAATTTTCATGGAACATTATCTCAAGGAGGGGGATCTCAAGATGGCTTACTGGTGCGCCGATCGTGCAATCAAGAAGGGACACAGCAGTGGTAGGATTTGGGTGCCACCACGTGAAGTGACCGAGAGACTGATGGTCTACTTTGAGATCAACAAAGATGTAGATGGAGCCGAGAAATTTGTTGAAGCTTTAAAGAAGGTGCAAAAGGATCTGGGCCCGTTGGTTTTTGAACCGTTGATACGGACATATGCATCTGCTGGGAAGAAGTTCCCTGGGATGCGACACCGGCTAAAGATCGAAAACGTTGAAGTCAGCGAGGGAACTGCCAGGTTGCTCGAATCTATCTGTGTCGACTAA